GCGACGAGCTTTTCGCCGAAGGGTGTCAGCATCGCGCCGCCGCCGTTCTTGCCGCCGGCCTGAGGCTCGACCACGGCATGGCCGCAGATGCGGTTGATCTCGTCGACGAGATCCCATGCGCGTTTGTAGGACATGTCCATGGCCCGGCCGGCCGCCGAGATCGAGCCCTGCTCGCGGATTTGCTCCAATAGCTCGATCTTGCCGGGCCCGATCCGATCCTGGCCGTCGAGGTCGATGCGAAGGCTCAGTTGAGGAAGCGATTTGGCGCTTGCGCGCGGCATGACGGGGTCTCTGATGATTGCAGCGCAGATTGCCACTCTTGCCCGCCGCCGACAAGGCGAGCGCGGCAGGCCGTATCACCGCACGGCGTGCATCTCCAGAAACGCCTTCACGCCGGTGACGTTGCCGGTATCGGACGGCACGTAGCCGGGCAGGGTGGCGATGGCGGCGCGGAAATCGGCGCTGCGGATGATTTCGAGGATGCGCTGCATCGGCGCGGTATCGAGGAAGGCGCGCTTGCAGACGAAGAAATAATCCTCGGTGAGGATGCGGATGAAATCGAGGCCGAAATGCCGCGCGGCGGCCTCGACGCCGAAGCTCGCGTCCGCCATGCCGCTCGCGACATAGGCGGCAACCGCGGCGTGGGTGAACTCGATCTGCTGCGCGCCGTTGATCCTGCTCTCGTCGATGCCGTTTGCGGCGAGCAACTGGTCGAACAACAGGCGCGTGCCGGAATCGTGGTCGCGGTTGACGAAGCGGACATTTGGTTTGGTCAGGTCGTGAAGCGAGGCGATCCGCAGCGGATTGCCGCGCGCGACCATCAGGCCCATCTCACGCGTCACAAAACTGATGATGCGGTCCTCGCGCGGATCGAGCCATTCGCGCGCCGCCTTGATCCCTTGGGCGCGAAGCGCGCCGTGCGGCAGATGCAGGCCGGAGAGGTCGCACGCGCCTTGCGCCAGCGAGACCAGCGAATGCTGGTTGCTGACATAGCGCAGATCGACGCCGATGCCGGGCTCGCGGTCGAGGAATTCGCGCAGCTTTGCCACCGCAAAGCCGTGGCTCGCATGCACGCGGATCACGGAGGGGCGCTGCTCGAGGAACGGCTTGATCTCGCTGGCGAGCTCCTGCGCGAGGTTGTCGAGCTGCGGGCCAAGCCGCGCCTGCATGCGC
The genomic region above belongs to Bradyrhizobium arachidis and contains:
- a CDS encoding winged helix-turn-helix domain-containing protein produces the protein MPRASAKSLPQLSLRIDLDGQDRIGPGKIELLEQIREQGSISAAGRAMDMSYKRAWDLVDEINRICGHAVVEPQAGGKNGGGAMLTPFGEKLVARYRKIERDAARAVHKELEALRSDISRSRKS
- a CDS encoding substrate-binding domain-containing protein is translated as MLQIEIEAVWRFRREGSPRTAVVMLGVLNEIRKTGKITSAASDAHLSYRHVWNLIEQWSEFFGTPLVETQRGKGSKLTPFGERLVWAGERMQARLGPQLDNLAQELASEIKPFLEQRPSVIRVHASHGFAVAKLREFLDREPGIGVDLRYVSNQHSLVSLAQGACDLSGLHLPHGALRAQGIKAAREWLDPREDRIISFVTREMGLMVARGNPLRIASLHDLTKPNVRFVNRDHDSGTRLLFDQLLAANGIDESRINGAQQIEFTHAAVAAYVASGMADASFGVEAAARHFGLDFIRILTEDYFFVCKRAFLDTAPMQRILEIIRSADFRAAIATLPGYVPSDTGNVTGVKAFLEMHAVR